A stretch of the Sulfurihydrogenibium sp. genome encodes the following:
- a CDS encoding methyltransferase: MNQEILIKEDEDISPFIRGKIRIIQKKEGYRFNIDSLLLVDFLNIKSSGKIIDIGTGSGIIPILISLKYKNLKLYALEVQEDLFDIAKRNFQANNVNVQVALGNVKDVKKIYTHQYFDYVVINPPYFKEGNYKNIQEKIARSEALAKLEDFIHGSWYLIKNKGKLYLINITERFSETVSLLKKYNIQPKRYRFIHPSINEKATHFLVEASKNAKEGGEIVEAPLIIYENPKEKKYTDYVWNLLENGF; the protein is encoded by the coding sequence GTGAATCAAGAAATTCTAATAAAAGAAGATGAAGATATCTCACCTTTTATTAGAGGAAAGATAAGAATTATTCAAAAAAAGGAAGGCTATAGGTTTAATATTGATAGCCTTCTTCTTGTTGATTTTTTAAACATAAAATCATCCGGAAAAATCATAGACATAGGAACGGGAAGCGGTATCATACCAATTCTAATTAGTCTTAAATATAAAAATCTTAAACTTTATGCTTTAGAAGTTCAGGAAGATTTATTTGATATTGCCAAAAGAAATTTTCAAGCTAACAACGTTAATGTTCAAGTAGCACTTGGAAATGTTAAAGATGTAAAAAAGATTTATACTCATCAGTATTTTGATTATGTAGTAATTAATCCACCGTATTTTAAAGAGGGTAATTATAAAAATATTCAAGAAAAGATAGCAAGAAGCGAAGCTTTAGCTAAGCTGGAAGATTTTATCCATGGAAGCTGGTATCTTATTAAAAATAAAGGAAAGCTTTATCTAATAAACATTACAGAAAGATTTTCAGAAACCGTATCGCTTTTAAAAAAATATAATATTCAGCCAAAACGTTATAGATTTATTCATCCATCAATCAATGAAAAAGCTACTCATTTTTTAGTAGAAGCATCAAAGAACGCAAAAGAAGGCGGAGAAATTGTAGAAGCACCTTTAATTATCTATGAAAATCCTAAGGAAAAAAAATATACTGATTACGTTTGGAATTTATTAGAAAATGGATTTTAA